DNA from Fusarium verticillioides 7600 chromosome 4, whole genome shotgun sequence:
GAAGATTGTGGAGGATGAAAGCTTAGTCACATCTTCGGAAATCGTCACTTGCGCAGCATTCTCCTCATGCTGTGCTTTTGTCCTAATTCCTGCCTGTGACGCACTTGACGTAAGACGGGCAaagaaggatctcaaggaagGAGTTTCAGGGACACCGTAGGACTCATTCTTTGTGGTGGATGTCGTAGCTTGTGGTTTCCATCCTATGGCGGCCATGTAGGACGCATCGATCTGCGTGCTTGTGCGGTCCACGCTGATAACCTTCATTAGGCCATCCTTTGTCCTCGCCTCGAGGTcgcgaggaagaggaagttCAACACTCGGAGATGACTTTTTTCTCAGAGACAGAATCTGGTAGTCGTCAATCCAGAACTCAATGTGCTCGAGCGCAACAAAGGTCAAGCTCGTCGCGAGGAACTGGCTAACAGACAGCAAGTTCGGTAGGGGTGTGGTTGTATTCCTGTAGTCGAGGACGAAGGTTGTATGATGGGTAGCTTGATCTGCTGGAATTTGAGACTTCTTTGTGAAAAGTGCATTTCCTTTCCAGTAGAATGCCATGGCCTCATTGCCGGAGCTGACGAACGGCTCTTCGCAATCAGCGAAAACACTGTAGAAACCGACACCGAAGGCACCGATCTTCGTTTCATCGGGGTTGCCCTCGGCAATACGCTTTAGCCTTCCCCAGTCTGTTTTTGTGAAGGGTTGTCCATCGTTCTGCACGACTAATCGGCGTAGTGTATGGTTTGACAAGGTGTGTTTGAGTATCTCGGATCGGCTCGTGGTATTCGGTAGTGGCACCTGTGTTGATGGGAGAGTTTCCCATTTGACGCTGACTGTCTTTGCCTGGGCATCCGCAGCATTCTGAATCAGTTCTCGCAATGTTGTCCATTCGCCTGAGTATCGCGCAAGAACTTTGTCGATAAGAGCTCGAGTATCGACAGTAAcggcttcctcatcttcgccatcgcGGAGAGCAGCGGCTCGTAGTCTTGAATAGTCCATCGTGGTAGAGTTGGGATGGTTTATATGTGCATTATTGTGTCGACGGAAGGATAAGGGGTTGAAAGCTGTATGTCCAGataagagaaagagacaCCTGTAATTTATTATTCATTAGTAATGATACTGAGTTTAAGGAAGTGGTCTCGGAGTATAAGCAAGGCAGACAGCGACTACGTACAACGGTGAGGAGTGGCAAACGGTATTAGGCTTTATCAAACCCCGAGTATATAGGGGATGTGACAGAATCACAATAGATAGGAATCAAACGGTGCGACAAAAGGGGAGTGCGTTGAGAAATCAGAAGTCTAGTTAGGTGAGGTATGAAGATGGTTTCACCGTTCATATGATCTCAAACTTGTGGTAGTTAGAATAAGACCCCGAGGCTGTTAGAGGTGGTCCCTGAAAGTGACGTTATCCACTGTCTCTGGCCAATCAAATTGAATATCGGCtcacaccatcaccatcgtgCTGGGAAGATATAGTGATCTGGGGCAGCCTCGCCGCTAAGTCCAGCTCTAATGATCATCACCGCTAGTTTCTAAGGTAGGCATTAGATTACTGGGTCTTGTACTCCAGTTTGTACCAAAGTTCGATTACTTTGAGATGGTGGATCTTAGGTTTCATTAAGTAGCATTTTTCTTTGATGGACTCGAAGAATTGACGGCGTCTCGAGAGGGGATTTGACTGAAGGCTTTGTGCGACACTATTTGTAGTATGCGTCGTCCGAAATAAAGAATCTCCGGTCATTACTGAAACTCGAAGGCTAAGTGCATTAGAGTTGCATATACGGAGTATTTCTAGGTATTTTCCAATGAACATGGCCTCGTTGAAAAGAGGATCACCGCTGCTACCCGTCGTCATGGGTCCATCCTATCAACTTAGTCTGAGTTGCCAGGGCCGTGCTTagatccatccatggaaATTTTTGATACTGAGTCAACAACAATTGCTTTGGCCGGCCGGATTCGCAGCCTAGGCAGCTCAGAATGGAACCATTCATGGTGATTTCCCCCCCGCCCCTAACAAATTGCTATGACTCACTTCCTATCAAGGGAGCCTATCAAGGAATTGCCAAGCATGTAAAGGAAATCTGAGTAAATACTGAGGTCGTTCTTGTAGATAGTTGGTCGAGGCCGGAGTCGGAGGCCGAAGCCCTGTAAGTGAATCACTGTTTTTGCGATAGGCACGGCTGGGTGCATGCCTGAGTTGGGATTTTGCTTTTTGTACGGGGTGACAGTATTTCGAAGTGAGTCAAAATTGTgttatataatatattccATTCGCCTCTGCCCATTTGTTCAAACTCAAAACACTTGCACACACCGAAGCTGGCtgctcaacatcaccattTCTCGTCATCTTAGCCAAATAACAGCAAACCTCACAACTTCACAACTTCACAATGTCCAAGGCCGTGTCTGTCTGTAAGTTCCTATGCCGTTGATGACAGGCTTCTGATATAAGAACATCCGCTAACTCTTGATTGCAGTGCTTATTCTGGAGGTACACACTTCTGACTCCTTCTCCAAACTGCACCTGGAGTGATCGAATGTGAGATTGATTGCTAACATTTCGTCAAGGTCTCGATACCTCTACTATTTTGAAATGGCTCATTCTCGAGGGCTATGAGGTTGTGGTATGtgaacctcctccagttGCTTCTATAGGTTCAATCTGACATTCCTGCTTTAGTGCTTCCTCGCCGATGTTGGCCAGGTCGAGGACTTCGATGCTGTCGAAAAGAAGGCCCTCGCTCTCGGCGCGGAGCGCATGATCATTGAAAATCTTCAGAAGGAGTTCGTCGAGCAGATCGTTTTCCGAGCAATCCAGTGCAATGCCATCTATGAGGACCGATACCTCCTTGGAACTGCTCTGGCCCGACCTGTAATCGCTCGCGCCCAGGTTCGCGTTGCTGAGAAGTACAACTGCAATCTTCTGAGCCACGGCTGCACAGGCAAAGGCGTAAGCAAAACCCTCAGACTTTGAGAACCATCTGTTAACATGCCGCAGAACGAGTATGGCACTTTCCAACACGAAAAAAACAAATCCATAGATCACTGACAGAACCCCTTAGTCAAGTTCGTTTCGAGCTCGCCTTCAAGGCTTGCAACCCTTccatcaaggtcatcgcTCCCTGGCGACTCCCCGAATTCTGTGAGAAGTTTCAAGGTCGAcaggatcttctcaagttcgCCGCCGAGAACAACATCCCCGTTTCATCGACCCCCAAGGCTCCTTGGAGCCAGGACGAGAACCTCGTCCATTGCTCGTACGAGGCCGGTATTCTCGAAGACCCCGATCACACTCCTCCTAAAGACCTTTGGACTCAGACTGTCGATCCTCTTGAGGCTCCCGACAAGCCTCTCGACTTCACCGTGTACTTCGAGAAGGGTCTCCCTGTGAAGGTTGCTACCCCTGAGCAAGAGGCTACCGACTCAGTAGAGTTGttcaagctgctcaacaagATTGGTCACGACCACGGCGTTGGCCGAATTGACATGTATGTCTACTTTCACCATTCGTTTGTGGTGTAACACTATGCTTACAGTTAACAGTGTCGAGAACCGATGGATTGGACTCAAGAGCCGAGGTTGCTACGACACCCCTGGTCTCACCATCGCCCGCCTTGCTCACGTCGATCTCGAGGGTCTTGTCCTTGACTCCAAGGTCCGCAAGCTTCGAGATCAATTTGTGACTATCGAGTGGTCCCAGTGCCTTTACAATGGCATGTATTTCTCCCCTGAGCGTGAGTGGCTCGATGAGGCAATCGTTTCTGCTCAAAAGGGTGTCAACGGTCAGGTCCGCCTCCGTGCGTACAAGGGCAATGTTTACGTCCTTGGCCGATCCAGCGAGACCAGCAGCCTCTACTCCCAGGAGGATGCTTCAATGGACAGTCTTGACACCTTTTCTCCTATGGACAGCACGGGTTTCATTGCTATTCAGTCAATCCGATTGGAGAAGTATGGTGCTCAGAAGGCTAAAGACGGCCAACCCCTTAGCCAGTCTTAATCTTGTAATAGTATGAATGTAACAACAGTGGTTTGGTATGGCGTTGGGTCAGGTAGAGAGTTTAAAAAGTGCATATGC
Protein-coding regions in this window:
- a CDS encoding argininosuccinate synthase yields the protein MPELGFCFLYGVTVFRSESKLCYIIYSIRLCPFVQTQNTCTHRSWLLNITISRHLSQITANLTTSQLHNVQGRVCLAYSGGLDTSTILKWLILEGYEVVCFLADVGQVEDFDAVEKKALALGAERMIIENLQKEFVEQIVFRAIQCNAIYEDRYLLGTALARPVIARAQVRVAEKYNCNLLSHGCTGKGNDQVRFELAFKACNPSIKVIAPWRLPEFCEKFQGRQDLLKFAAENNIPVSSTPKAPWSQDENLVHCSYEAGILEDPDHTPPKDLWTQTVDPLEAPDKPLDFTVYFEKGLPVKVATPEQEATDSVELFKLLNKIGHDHGVGRIDIVENRWIGLKSRGCYDTPGLTIARLAHVDLEGLVLDSKVRKLRDQFVTIEWSQCLYNGMYFSPEREWLDEAIVSAQKGVNGQVRLRAYKGNVYVLGRSSETSSLYSQEDASMDSLDTFSPMDSTGFIAIQSIRLEKYGAQKAKDGQPLSQS